From a single Pseudomonas serboccidentalis genomic region:
- a CDS encoding excinuclease, whose translation MHVKALIAAALLGFLPSASHATNLMYMPFETVLSDAIRAGRLDGSVKFFLIGNGPQGTQQLLRRDVVSDLRTNGFNKSDHASCEWVLQSNLIKLQADAKRVGANAVVNIVSYYDQHVRKDLNTYECRAGVFVTRVALKGDLVRLP comes from the coding sequence ATGCATGTGAAAGCCCTGATTGCCGCCGCGTTACTTGGTTTTTTGCCCAGCGCCAGCCACGCCACGAATCTGATGTACATGCCGTTCGAGACCGTGCTCTCGGACGCGATCCGCGCCGGGCGGCTGGACGGCAGCGTGAAGTTCTTTCTGATCGGCAATGGGCCGCAGGGCACGCAGCAATTGTTGCGCCGGGACGTGGTCAGCGATTTACGCACCAACGGCTTCAACAAGAGTGATCACGCTTCCTGCGAGTGGGTGCTGCAGTCGAACCTGATCAAGTTGCAGGCCGATGCCAAGCGGGTCGGGGCGAATGCAGTGGTCAATATCGTCAGTTATTACGACCAGCATGTGCGCAAGGATTTGAATACCTATGAGTGCCGGGCCGGGGTGTTCGTGACGCGGGTGGCGTTGAAGGGGGATTTGGTGCGGTTGCCTTAA
- a CDS encoding excinuclease: protein MRFNKLAIASLLLCALPTVSQARDTQVFLPFDKAVAEATRSGKIDGSVKFYLAGNAPAGKVTVVSSGAVTNKKTNAFNKSDQAACEWVVQSAIISLHQAAKSAGANAVTNIVSFYKSNERKDSQNYECHAGAIMAGVALKGDLANVQ from the coding sequence ATGCGTTTCAACAAGCTCGCCATTGCCTCCCTGCTGCTCTGTGCCTTGCCGACGGTCAGCCAGGCCCGTGACACCCAGGTCTTCCTGCCGTTCGACAAAGCGGTGGCCGAAGCGACCCGCAGCGGCAAGATCGATGGCAGTGTGAAGTTCTACCTGGCCGGCAACGCCCCGGCCGGCAAAGTCACCGTCGTGAGCAGCGGCGCCGTGACCAACAAAAAGACCAACGCCTTCAACAAGTCCGATCAGGCAGCCTGCGAATGGGTCGTGCAATCGGCCATCATCAGCCTGCACCAAGCGGCAAAAAGCGCCGGCGCCAACGCCGTGACCAACATCGTCAGCTTCTACAAGAGCAACGAGCGCAAGGATTCGCAGAACTACGAATGCCACGCCGGCGCGATCATGGCCGGCGTTGCATTGAAGGGTGATCTGGCGAACGTGCAGTAA
- a CDS encoding beta-ketoacyl-ACP synthase, with protein sequence MKRVVVTGMAGITSLGSDWQTIAGNFAANRSGIRRMDEWDRFSELNTRLAGPIDDFVVPAHWTRKQLRSMGRVSRLAVGAAEQALADAGLLGDESIKDGRMGVACGSSTGSTDEIKAFGNMLLNSVAEGLNANSYVRMMPHTTAANISIFFGLTGRLIPTSSACTSGSQGIGYAYEAIKFGRLPLMLAGGAEELCPTEAMVFDALYATSLKNDAPQTSPRPYDKGRDGLVIGEGGGMLVLEELEHALARGARIHAEIVGFGSNADGQHTTRPEQITMRRAMELALEDAGLTADAIGYVNGHGTATEQGDIAETLATSSLFGEHMPISSQKSFLGHTLGACGALESWFSIEMLNRDLYVHTLNLDEVDPHCGKLDYLRGEFRPMHHEYVMNNNFAFGGVNTSLIFRRWP encoded by the coding sequence ATGAAGCGCGTCGTCGTCACCGGCATGGCCGGCATCACCTCGCTGGGCAGCGACTGGCAGACCATCGCCGGCAACTTCGCGGCCAACCGCAGCGGCATCCGCCGGATGGACGAGTGGGACCGCTTCAGCGAACTCAACACGCGTCTGGCCGGTCCGATCGATGACTTTGTCGTCCCGGCGCACTGGACGCGCAAGCAACTGCGCAGCATGGGCCGGGTGTCGCGGCTGGCGGTGGGCGCGGCAGAACAGGCCCTGGCGGATGCCGGCCTGCTCGGCGACGAATCGATCAAGGACGGGCGCATGGGCGTAGCCTGCGGCTCGTCCACCGGCAGCACCGACGAGATCAAGGCGTTCGGCAACATGCTGCTCAACTCGGTCGCCGAGGGCCTCAACGCCAACTCCTACGTGCGGATGATGCCGCACACCACCGCCGCCAACATCAGCATCTTCTTCGGCCTCACCGGGCGCCTGATCCCGACGTCCAGCGCCTGCACCAGTGGCAGCCAGGGCATCGGCTATGCCTATGAGGCGATCAAGTTCGGCCGTCTGCCACTGATGCTCGCCGGCGGTGCCGAAGAGCTGTGCCCGACTGAAGCGATGGTCTTCGACGCGCTCTACGCCACCAGCCTGAAAAACGATGCGCCGCAGACCAGCCCACGTCCGTACGACAAGGGCCGCGATGGCCTGGTGATCGGCGAAGGCGGCGGCATGCTGGTGCTCGAAGAGCTGGAACATGCCCTGGCTCGCGGCGCGCGGATCCACGCGGAAATCGTCGGTTTCGGCAGCAACGCCGACGGCCAGCACACCACCCGCCCGGAACAGATCACCATGCGCCGCGCCATGGAACTGGCGCTGGAAGACGCCGGGCTCACAGCGGATGCCATCGGCTACGTCAACGGCCACGGCACCGCGACAGAACAGGGCGACATTGCCGAAACCCTGGCCACCAGCAGCCTGTTCGGCGAACACATGCCGATCAGCTCGCAGAAGAGTTTCCTCGGCCACACGCTCGGGGCCTGTGGGGCGCTGGAGTCGTGGTTCAGCATCGAAATGCTCAATCGCGACCTGTACGTGCACACGCTCAACCTCGATGAGGTCGATCCGCACTGCGGCAAGCTCGACTACCTGCGCGGCGAATTCCGCCCGATGCACCACGAGTATGTGATGAACAACAATTTCGCTTTTGGTGGCGTCAACACCTCGTTGATTTTCCGCCGCTGGCCGTAA
- the fabG gene encoding 3-oxoacyl-ACP reductase FabG — protein sequence MTESVLVTGSSRGIGRAIALRLAQAGHDIVLHCRSGVVEAQAVQTEIQALGRKARILQFDVADRETCKTILEADVETHGAYYGVVLNAGLTRDGAFPALSDDDWDVVLRTNLDGFYNVLHPVMMPMIRRRAAGRIVCITSVSGLIGNRGQVNYSASKAGVIGAAKALAIELGKRKITVNCVAPGLIDTAMLDENVPVEELMKMIPAQRMGTPEEVASAVNFLMSAEASYITRQVLAVNGGLC from the coding sequence ATGACTGAATCCGTACTGGTCACCGGCTCCAGCCGTGGCATCGGCCGCGCCATTGCCTTGCGTCTGGCGCAGGCCGGGCACGACATCGTCCTGCATTGCCGCAGCGGCGTTGTCGAAGCCCAAGCGGTGCAGACCGAGATCCAGGCGCTGGGTCGCAAGGCGCGCATCCTGCAATTCGACGTCGCCGACCGCGAAACCTGCAAAACCATACTTGAGGCCGACGTCGAAACCCACGGCGCCTATTACGGTGTGGTGCTCAACGCCGGACTGACCCGCGACGGCGCCTTCCCGGCGCTGAGCGATGACGATTGGGACGTGGTGCTGCGCACCAACCTCGACGGTTTCTACAACGTCCTGCACCCGGTGATGATGCCGATGATCCGCCGTCGCGCCGCCGGTCGGATCGTCTGCATCACCTCGGTGTCGGGATTGATCGGCAACCGTGGCCAAGTCAATTACAGCGCCTCCAAGGCCGGGGTGATCGGCGCTGCAAAAGCGTTGGCGATCGAGCTGGGCAAGCGCAAAATCACGGTTAACTGCGTCGCGCCGGGTCTGATCGACACGGCGATGCTGGATGAAAACGTGCCGGTGGAAGAGCTGATGAAAATGATCCCCGCACAACGCATGGGCACCCCGGAAGAGGTCGCCAGTGCGGTGAATTTCCTGATGTCGGCGGAAGCCTCGTACATCACCCGCCAGGTCCTGGCGGTCAACGGAGGCTTGTGCTGA
- a CDS encoding hotdog family protein, protein MTDWPLAELLPHAGDMILIDRILSFDEEQIHTCLTVKPDGLFSLSDGSLPAWVGVELMAQSVAAFAGCHARQKGNPVVLGFLLGTRKFECNVEVFPAGSELTIHGIRSLEDDNGMGVFECHIHGPGIEASARLNVFRPPQPSQYLEQNRESNDD, encoded by the coding sequence ATGACCGACTGGCCGCTCGCCGAACTGCTGCCCCACGCTGGCGACATGATTCTGATCGATCGCATCCTCAGTTTCGACGAGGAGCAGATCCACACGTGCCTCACGGTCAAGCCCGACGGTTTGTTCAGCCTGTCCGACGGCAGCCTGCCGGCGTGGGTCGGCGTTGAGTTGATGGCGCAGAGTGTCGCCGCGTTCGCCGGTTGCCACGCACGGCAGAAGGGCAACCCGGTGGTGCTGGGTTTCCTGCTCGGCACGCGTAAATTCGAGTGCAACGTCGAGGTGTTCCCGGCCGGCAGCGAACTGACCATCCATGGCATCCGTTCGCTGGAAGACGACAACGGCATGGGCGTGTTCGAATGCCACATCCACGGGCCCGGCATCGAGGCCAGCGCGCGGTTGAATGTGTTCCGTCCGCCCCAGCCATCCCAATATCTTGAACAAAACCGGGAGTCGAACGATGACTGA
- a CDS encoding beta-ketoacyl-[acyl-carrier-protein] synthase family protein, whose amino-acid sequence MTAYLNALGVICALGRDKHQVAQNLFAGDCSGMRRESGWVAGRELPVAAVHGELAAIPAELADQSSRNNQLLLEAALQIRADIERAIQTYGRERIGVVLGTSTSGIDEASRGLAHYIREQQFPIEYDYRQQELGAPANFLADWLQLSGPAYVISTACTSSARALMSAQRLLDLGLCDAVLCGGVDSLCKLTLNGFSALEAVSDERCNPFSANRNGINIGEAAVLFLMSKHRDGGPAIALLGAGASSDAHHISAPEPSGRGALQAMQKALNRAQLQAAQIHYLNLHGTATQHNDAMESLAVATLFPDGVACSSTKPMTGHTLGAAGALEAAFCWLSLSADNPQQALPPHVWDAQADPDLPALNWVTASERLSSIAPRYLMSNSFAFGGNNVSLIIGDAP is encoded by the coding sequence ATGACTGCCTACCTCAATGCCCTCGGCGTGATCTGCGCCCTAGGCCGCGACAAGCATCAAGTCGCGCAGAATCTGTTTGCCGGTGACTGCTCGGGCATGCGCCGCGAATCCGGCTGGGTCGCCGGGCGCGAACTGCCCGTGGCGGCGGTGCACGGTGAGCTGGCGGCGATCCCGGCCGAACTGGCCGACCAGAGCAGCCGCAACAATCAACTGCTGCTGGAAGCTGCGTTGCAGATTCGCGCTGACATCGAGCGGGCCATCCAGACTTATGGCCGCGAGCGCATCGGTGTGGTGCTCGGCACCAGCACTTCGGGGATCGACGAAGCCAGCCGCGGTCTGGCGCACTACATCCGCGAGCAACAGTTCCCCATCGAGTACGACTATCGGCAACAGGAGCTCGGCGCACCGGCGAATTTTCTGGCCGACTGGCTGCAACTCAGCGGCCCGGCCTACGTGATCTCCACCGCCTGCACCTCTAGCGCCCGGGCCTTAATGAGCGCGCAGCGCCTGCTTGATCTGGGCCTGTGCGATGCCGTGCTGTGCGGCGGGGTCGACAGCCTGTGCAAACTCACGCTCAACGGTTTCAGCGCGCTGGAGGCGGTGTCCGACGAGCGCTGCAATCCGTTCTCGGCCAACCGCAACGGCATCAACATCGGCGAAGCGGCGGTGCTGTTCCTGATGAGCAAGCACCGTGACGGCGGCCCGGCCATCGCCCTGCTCGGCGCCGGTGCCAGCTCCGACGCGCACCACATTTCCGCCCCGGAACCGAGCGGCCGCGGCGCCCTGCAAGCGATGCAGAAAGCCTTGAACCGCGCACAGCTGCAAGCTGCGCAAATCCATTACCTGAACCTGCACGGCACGGCGACCCAGCATAACGATGCGATGGAAAGTCTGGCGGTCGCCACCCTGTTCCCCGACGGCGTGGCTTGCTCGTCGACCAAGCCAATGACCGGTCATACCCTCGGCGCGGCCGGTGCGCTGGAAGCGGCGTTCTGCTGGCTGAGCCTGAGCGCCGACAATCCGCAACAAGCCTTGCCACCGCACGTCTGGGATGCCCAGGCCGATCCCGACCTGCCGGCCCTGAACTGGGTGACCGCGAGCGAACGCCTGTCGTCCATTGCACCCCGCTACCTGATGAGCAACTCGTTTGCCTTCGGGGGCAACAACGTCAGCCTGATTATCGGAGACGCCCCATGA
- a CDS encoding class I SAM-dependent methyltransferase, with translation MNYLSDSYVEETRFGFWFLRSHTWQHHVLRVAINDLRGLFNEALPANPVLLDAGCGQGKSFRYLRQTFAPQRLIGVDADPHSLQLSAEEAARQGFDVELLGSDCATLNVADASVDLLFCHQTFHHLVEQEKALAEFYRVLKPGGYLLFAESTEAYIDTWVIRWLFRHPMQVQKSAAQYLEMIRQQGFEFGERNVSYPYLWWSRSKDFGLLERFGLRKPKPFGEREETLVNVVARKPLEGGL, from the coding sequence ATGAATTACTTGAGCGACAGCTACGTCGAGGAAACCCGCTTCGGCTTCTGGTTCCTGCGCAGCCACACCTGGCAGCACCATGTGTTGCGCGTGGCGATCAACGACCTGCGCGGGCTCTTCAACGAGGCGCTGCCGGCCAATCCGGTGCTGCTGGATGCCGGCTGTGGCCAAGGCAAGTCGTTCCGGTATCTGCGCCAGACCTTCGCGCCACAGCGTTTGATCGGCGTCGATGCCGACCCGCACAGTCTGCAATTGAGCGCCGAAGAAGCAGCGCGGCAAGGCTTTGACGTAGAACTGCTCGGCAGCGACTGCGCGACGCTCAACGTGGCGGACGCCAGTGTCGACCTGCTGTTCTGCCACCAGACCTTTCATCACCTGGTCGAACAGGAAAAAGCCCTCGCCGAGTTCTACCGCGTACTCAAGCCGGGCGGTTATCTGCTGTTCGCCGAGTCCACCGAAGCCTACATTGATACCTGGGTGATCCGCTGGCTGTTCCGCCATCCGATGCAGGTGCAGAAGAGTGCCGCGCAGTACCTGGAGATGATTCGCCAGCAGGGTTTCGAGTTCGGTGAACGCAATGTCTCGTACCCGTATCTGTGGTGGAGCCGGTCGAAGGATTTCGGTTTGCTGGAACGGTTTGGGTTGCGCAAGCCGAAACCGTTTGGCGAGCGCGAGGAAACCTTGGTGAATGTCGTTGCCCGCAAGCCGCTTGAAGGTGGTCTCTGA
- a CDS encoding NAD(P)/FAD-dependent oxidoreductase, protein MPIVEMESRQVVIIGAGPSGAIAAALLKRKGHDVLVIERQHFPRFSIGESLLSHCLDFVEEAGMLDAVNAAGFQRKTGAAFAWGERYSAFDFGDTFTGGKPTTFQVQRADFDKLLADQAALQGVEIRYGDAIVRVDFNRAKPQLDVLREDGSEYRIQANFVLDASGYGRVLSRLLDLEAPSNFPVRQAVFTHVEDHIDNPAFDREKILVTTHPEHRDIWFWTIPFSHGRCSVGVVAAAEHFNGRDTDLDACLRGFIAETPSLAGVLNNAVWDTPARTLGGYAANVKTLHGPGFALLGNAAEFLDPVFSSGVTIAMRSASMAAAVLHRQLQGETVDWQREFAEPLKRGVDTFRCYVEGWYAGTFQDVIFYEDSQADIRRMICSILAGYAWDERNPFVSEARRRLKMISELCAKDAP, encoded by the coding sequence GTGCCAATCGTTGAAATGGAATCCCGTCAGGTCGTGATCATCGGCGCGGGCCCATCCGGGGCCATCGCCGCCGCATTGCTCAAGCGCAAGGGCCACGATGTGCTGGTGATCGAGCGCCAGCATTTTCCAAGGTTTTCCATCGGTGAAAGCTTGCTCAGTCATTGTCTGGATTTCGTCGAAGAGGCCGGCATGCTCGACGCGGTCAACGCCGCCGGATTCCAGCGCAAAACCGGTGCCGCGTTTGCCTGGGGCGAGCGCTACAGCGCCTTCGATTTCGGCGACACCTTCACCGGCGGCAAGCCGACCACGTTCCAGGTGCAGCGCGCCGATTTCGACAAGCTGCTGGCCGATCAGGCAGCGCTGCAAGGTGTCGAGATCCGCTATGGCGACGCCATCGTCCGCGTCGATTTCAACCGCGCCAAACCGCAGCTCGACGTGCTGCGCGAAGACGGCAGCGAGTACCGCATCCAAGCGAATTTCGTGCTCGACGCCAGCGGTTACGGTCGGGTGCTGTCGCGCCTGCTCGATCTGGAAGCACCGTCGAATTTCCCGGTGCGCCAGGCGGTGTTCACCCACGTCGAAGATCACATCGACAACCCGGCCTTCGACCGCGAAAAGATCCTCGTCACCACCCATCCAGAGCATCGCGACATCTGGTTCTGGACGATCCCGTTCAGCCATGGTCGCTGCTCGGTGGGCGTAGTCGCTGCCGCCGAACACTTCAACGGCCGCGATACCGATCTGGATGCCTGCCTGCGCGGTTTCATCGCCGAGACCCCAAGCCTCGCCGGCGTGCTGAACAACGCCGTGTGGGACACCCCGGCGCGCACCCTCGGCGGCTATGCGGCCAACGTCAAAACCCTGCACGGCCCGGGCTTCGCCCTGCTCGGCAACGCGGCGGAATTTCTCGATCCGGTGTTTTCCTCCGGCGTGACCATCGCCATGCGCTCGGCGAGCATGGCTGCCGCCGTCCTGCACCGGCAGTTGCAGGGCGAAACCGTCGACTGGCAGCGCGAGTTCGCCGAGCCGCTCAAACGCGGGGTCGACACCTTCCGTTGCTACGTCGAGGGCTGGTACGCCGGCACCTTCCAGGACGTGATTTTTTATGAAGACAGCCAGGCGGACATTCGCCGGATGATCTGCTCGATCCTCGCCGGTTACGCCTGGGATGAACGCAACCCGTTCGTCAGCGAAGCGCGCCGCCGGTTGAAGATGATTTCCGAACTCTGTGCAAAGGACGCCCCATGA
- a CDS encoding sodium:proton antiporter, with translation MMVVGFWLMALALFAVATRVGRYFGLIPIVSQLLLASFGLPLLMYFWIEPGWQLSGAELIAPVWLKDLYSLSFALLLGHILSDVIDLRLDRQSVKIAVPSFAVPFACGLAVACWLLPTQPWLNSLAIGLVFAITAIPVLYLYLRHIDYPPAATRRLVQTAILIDLTCWTLFGLAQGSLHLSSLLLPLGLACVPVLLHLLRVRRPLTYSLGFFALLVLTEHYKLNALIFGIGYLLCMALLKVPLVLPLPALWMSRLQTWIAIPLILTFGIVQIDVHSALASLGALQWVALLLLPIASKLLGNWLGLGWAGASFEGASRWRESVLLNIRGLSEIVFLNLLLQQQLISPALYFALMLMGLIATLLPALIGLHRAPLNLQNPLSRSSRANR, from the coding sequence GTGATGGTCGTCGGCTTCTGGCTGATGGCCCTGGCGTTGTTCGCCGTGGCGACCCGTGTCGGCCGGTATTTCGGCCTGATCCCGATCGTCAGCCAGTTGCTCCTGGCAAGCTTCGGTTTGCCGCTGCTGATGTACTTCTGGATCGAACCGGGCTGGCAGCTCAGCGGCGCCGAGCTGATCGCGCCCGTGTGGCTGAAAGACCTCTACAGCCTGAGTTTCGCCTTGTTGCTCGGGCACATCCTCAGCGATGTGATCGACCTGCGTCTGGACCGCCAGAGCGTGAAAATCGCCGTGCCGAGTTTTGCCGTGCCGTTCGCCTGCGGGCTAGCGGTCGCCTGTTGGCTGTTGCCGACGCAACCGTGGCTGAACTCGCTGGCGATCGGCCTGGTGTTCGCGATCACCGCGATCCCGGTGCTGTACCTGTACTTGCGCCACATCGATTACCCGCCCGCCGCCACAAGGCGTCTGGTGCAGACCGCGATCCTGATCGATCTGACCTGCTGGACGCTGTTCGGCCTCGCTCAGGGCAGCCTGCATTTGAGCAGTCTGTTACTGCCACTTGGATTGGCCTGCGTGCCGGTGCTGCTGCATCTGCTCCGTGTGCGTCGACCGCTGACTTACAGCCTCGGCTTCTTCGCGCTGCTGGTACTGACCGAGCACTACAAGCTCAACGCACTGATTTTCGGCATCGGTTACCTGTTGTGCATGGCGCTGCTGAAAGTGCCGTTGGTGCTGCCATTGCCAGCGCTGTGGATGAGCCGCTTGCAGACGTGGATCGCGATCCCGCTGATCCTCACCTTCGGCATCGTGCAGATCGACGTACACAGCGCCCTCGCCAGCCTTGGTGCGCTGCAATGGGTGGCACTGCTGCTGTTGCCGATTGCCAGTAAACTGCTCGGCAACTGGCTCGGTCTGGGCTGGGCCGGCGCGTCGTTCGAAGGCGCCAGCCGCTGGCGCGAAAGCGTGCTGCTGAACATCCGCGGCCTGAGCGAAATCGTCTTTCTCAACCTGTTGCTGCAACAACAGCTCATCAGCCCGGCGCTGTACTTCGCACTGATGCTGATGGGCCTGATCGCGACGCTGTTGCCGGCCCTGATCGGCCTGCATCGCGCGCCCCTGAACTTGCAAAACCCACTGTCCCGGAGCTCACGTGCCAATCGTTGA
- a CDS encoding MMPL family transporter: MTLPSERRLPWLFLILLLAVVALAGWQWRDGAPLSANLMELVPGTHPDALELRAEQRMQEPLNREMLVLVGHTDRQQAVVMAQTLGEQWQASGLFEKVQWNLQADLPALRTQLLQGRLAMLSADDRQLLTEHPDAFIQQRVQALFDPFSGFSLVPSQDDWLGLTGRIQNSQPKHGAVQLDIGSGTLVADADGKSWVLLRARTTGNAFDMNLPLKVADLLQHSREQAAKADVQLLAASGLLYAANGQQQATREMTWVGGGATLGILLLLLLAFRRWRVLLAFVPVLVGMLFGAVACVALFGHMHVMTLVLGSSLIGVAVDYPLHYLSKSWSLKPWRSWPALRLTLSGLTLSLITSAIGYLALAWTPFPALTQIAVFSAAGLLGAYLSAVCLLPALLKNVELQPAQWPLRLAERLVKLRETLLEHVRTPVLLALLIAFCAGGLVQLQSKNDIRQWVGAPQRLTDEAQTIARITGYQPTSQFFLVRGANQQELLERQAALSERLQQLVNLDKLQGYLALDQLLSPPSQQQQVREALSQLPQFWQPLLDLGVPLAALQSELQQLQNLPAEDIDAALAGPLGEPYRTLWLGPTDDGVAAMTSLQGLNNPSLLRVQALDLPGVMLVDRLGELNNVFAATQISAAELKLASCVLIVLVLIVPFGFGGALRIVALPLLAALCSLASLGWLGQPLTLFSLFGLLLVTAISVDYAILMREQVGGAAVSLLGTLLAALTTWLSFGLLAVSSTPAVSNFGLSVSLGLAFSFILAPWAGRHAHSAAVAEPAA; the protein is encoded by the coding sequence ATGACTTTGCCGAGTGAACGCAGGCTGCCGTGGCTGTTCCTGATCCTGCTGCTGGCGGTCGTCGCGCTGGCCGGTTGGCAGTGGCGCGACGGTGCGCCGCTGTCGGCCAACCTCATGGAACTGGTGCCCGGCACTCACCCTGACGCCCTCGAACTGCGTGCCGAACAGCGCATGCAGGAGCCGCTCAACCGGGAAATGCTGGTGCTGGTCGGCCATACCGATCGCCAGCAAGCGGTCGTCATGGCCCAGACCCTGGGCGAGCAATGGCAAGCCAGCGGCCTGTTCGAAAAGGTTCAGTGGAATCTGCAAGCCGACCTCCCGGCCCTGCGCACGCAACTGCTGCAAGGGCGGCTGGCGATGCTCTCGGCGGATGACCGGCAACTGCTGACCGAGCACCCCGATGCGTTTATCCAGCAACGGGTGCAGGCATTGTTCGACCCGTTCAGCGGTTTCAGTCTGGTGCCGAGCCAGGACGACTGGCTGGGCCTCACCGGACGCATCCAGAACAGCCAGCCGAAACACGGCGCGGTGCAACTGGACATCGGCAGCGGAACACTGGTCGCCGATGCCGACGGCAAGAGCTGGGTGCTGCTGCGCGCGCGCACCACCGGCAATGCCTTCGACATGAACCTGCCACTGAAAGTGGCGGACCTGCTCCAGCACAGTCGCGAGCAGGCGGCGAAAGCCGACGTGCAACTGCTGGCCGCCAGCGGTCTGCTCTACGCCGCCAACGGTCAGCAGCAAGCTACCCGCGAAATGACCTGGGTCGGCGGCGGCGCCACCCTCGGCATTTTGCTGTTGCTGCTGTTGGCGTTTCGCCGCTGGCGGGTGTTGCTGGCGTTCGTGCCGGTGCTGGTGGGCATGCTGTTCGGCGCGGTGGCCTGCGTGGCGTTGTTCGGCCACATGCATGTGATGACGCTGGTGCTCGGCTCCAGCCTGATCGGCGTGGCAGTGGATTACCCTCTGCACTATCTGTCGAAAAGCTGGAGCCTCAAACCGTGGCGCAGTTGGCCGGCATTGCGCCTGACACTCTCCGGGCTGACCTTGAGCCTGATCACCAGCGCCATCGGTTATCTGGCGCTGGCCTGGACGCCATTCCCGGCGCTGACGCAAATCGCGGTGTTCTCCGCCGCCGGATTGCTCGGCGCCTACCTGTCGGCGGTGTGCCTGCTGCCGGCCTTGCTGAAAAACGTTGAGCTGCAGCCGGCGCAATGGCCGCTGCGCCTCGCCGAACGCCTGGTGAAGTTGCGCGAAACCCTGCTCGAACATGTACGCACCCCGGTGCTGCTGGCGCTGCTGATCGCGTTCTGCGCCGGCGGTCTGGTGCAACTGCAAAGCAAGAACGACATCCGCCAATGGGTCGGCGCACCGCAACGGCTGACCGACGAGGCGCAGACCATCGCGCGCATCACCGGCTACCAGCCGACCAGCCAGTTCTTCCTGGTGCGCGGGGCCAATCAGCAGGAGCTGCTGGAGCGCCAGGCCGCGTTGAGCGAACGTCTGCAACAACTGGTCAACCTCGACAAGCTGCAAGGCTATCTGGCCCTCGATCAACTGCTCAGCCCACCGAGCCAGCAACAGCAGGTTCGCGAGGCACTGAGCCAACTGCCGCAGTTCTGGCAGCCATTGCTCGACCTCGGCGTACCGCTCGCCGCGCTGCAATCCGAGTTGCAACAGTTGCAGAACCTGCCTGCCGAGGACATCGACGCCGCGCTGGCGGGCCCCTTGGGCGAACCGTACCGCACGCTGTGGCTCGGCCCGACCGATGATGGCGTGGCGGCGATGACCAGCCTGCAAGGTTTGAACAATCCGTCGCTGCTGCGGGTGCAGGCGCTGGACTTACCGGGAGTGATGCTGGTTGATCGTCTCGGCGAGTTGAACAACGTATTCGCCGCGACCCAGATCAGCGCCGCCGAACTGAAACTCGCCTCCTGTGTATTGATCGTGCTGGTGCTGATCGTGCCGTTCGGCTTCGGCGGCGCCTTGCGCATCGTCGCCCTGCCGCTGCTGGCGGCGCTGTGCAGCCTCGCCAGCCTCGGTTGGCTCGGCCAGCCGCTGACCCTGTTCAGCCTGTTCGGCCTGCTGCTCGTAACGGCGATCAGCGTCGATTACGCGATCCTCATGCGTGAGCAGGTCGGCGGCGCGGCTGTCAGCCTGCTGGGCACCTTGCTGGCGGCGCTGACGACCTGGCTGTCGTTCGGTTTGCTGGCGGTGTCGAGTACGCCGGCGGTGAGCAATTTCGGCCTGTCGGTAAGCCTGGGGCTGGCCTTCAGTTTCATCCTCGCGCCGTGGGCCGGACGTCACGCCCACAGCGCCGCCGTCGCGGAGCCGGCAGCGTGA
- a CDS encoding outer membrane lipoprotein carrier protein LolA: protein MNLICKCLGALALLAVSSLANAFDLQQLSEQLAKPDVIHGQFIQEKHLRALPQPLISKGSFVLAKNHGLLWLLKTPLQQDYRITANGIARRDGNGWQMLPNKSAGAEQNRLFLAVLQGDSSGLQRDFELALSGDAQQWKLTLTPRSVLLKQVFNQINIDGGALVQTIELLETQGDSTVLRMQDSTASQPLSDTEQHDFAE, encoded by the coding sequence ATGAACCTGATCTGCAAATGCCTCGGTGCGTTGGCACTGCTCGCTGTCTCAAGCCTGGCCAACGCCTTCGATCTGCAACAGCTCAGCGAGCAACTGGCGAAACCGGACGTGATCCACGGCCAGTTCATCCAGGAGAAACACCTGCGCGCCCTGCCCCAGCCACTGATCAGCAAGGGCAGCTTCGTCCTGGCGAAAAACCATGGCCTGCTCTGGTTGCTCAAGACCCCGCTGCAGCAGGACTACCGCATCACCGCCAACGGCATCGCCCGCCGTGACGGCAACGGCTGGCAGATGCTGCCGAACAAGAGCGCCGGGGCCGAGCAGAACCGCTTGTTTCTCGCCGTGCTGCAAGGTGACAGCAGCGGCCTGCAACGGGATTTCGAGCTGGCCCTGAGCGGCGACGCACAGCAATGGAAACTGACCCTGACCCCGCGTTCGGTGCTGCTCAAGCAAGTGTTCAACCAAATCAATATCGACGGCGGTGCGCTGGTACAGACCATCGAACTGCTGGAAACCCAGGGCGACAGCACCGTGCTGCGCATGCAGGACAGCACCGCAAGCCAGCCGTTGAGCGACACGGAGCAACATGACTTTGCCGAGTGA